The Gimesia sp. DNA segment CCCGTGGTCTGTCTCTTCACGTCTGCTTTTACGGGTCTTTCATTCTTTTGATTTACTGACAGGACAGGATCTCAAGTCAATGCGTTACAATCGACTACTTTTGTGTTGTTTATTTCTCGGTCTGGTGGGCTGTGGTGGAGGCGGTAGCGAAAACACGCTGGAAGTCTACCCGGTCAGTGGAACAGTTACCGTTGATGGTGAAGCCGTCCAGGGGATCTCGGTCACCTTTTTCCCGGAAGGGACGACCAAAGGCAATGGTGGTTTCGGGGCGACAGATGCTTCCGGTCAGTTTACACTGAAAGACCGGGATCAACGTGACGGCGTTGCCGAGGGCACTTATCGCGTCCTGCTGACACGCCTGGTCAAGCCGGATGGCAGCCCCATTGGTGGCGAAGAGATGGCAGCCGACGTGGGTGCTGTCAATCAACTTCCCGAGGTTTACAACGATCCCAAAGGGTCACCTCTCACGGCGACCGTTGGGCAAACCAACGAACCATTCAAATTTGAAATCAAGGGTAAATAAGAAAGCTTTCCTGAATCACAGGCGGAACTATTACCGTCTGCAAAAAAAATGCACTGGTCCCTATTATGAACAGGGCAATCCCATTTGGGATTGCCCTGTTTCTGTTTCTATCGATCTCTATCAACCGAAAGTAAAGATGAGTTCATTGCTTTTCGGGAGTTGCCGGAGAGTTTTCGGAGTTCGATACGTGATCGTTAGAGGCACATGTCAACTTCATGTAGACCATATTGAAATGGACGAAGCTGATTTCAGAAGGCGAGGCTAGGAGAATCAGATTGAACTGAATGAAGAGAGCCAGCAGTGACCGGAACTGCAGCTAACTATTGAGGTTCCGAAAGTGTATTCTCAGAAACGGCAACTAATCGATCGACAGATCAAAGTCGATGACATTGTCCCCATCAGTGACATCTGCCTGGAGCTCCGTCTTGGTATTGTACCTGGCGGGGATCACTTCTTTGCCGGTTTTTTTCGGCTTGGGGCGGGCGCGTCTCATGGTGACATCGGCTTCAGATTCGGCCGGAGGGGTGGAAATATCAATAGTATCAGCTGAATCCATACTGGCGAAATCAGTGTCAGCATTGACTCCCTCCATTTCTCCCAGGGGTTGTCCCGTGGTGATCCTGACGGAATGTTTGCCCACGATAGCGCCGGGCGAATTTCCCAGATAAGTCAGGTCGTAATTTCCATTGCTGTCCGTTCTTCCTGTCGAAGGATTACCCTCTGCCGGCTTGAACACCACGATGGCATCAGCCAGGGGCTCTCCATTCATTGTGATCAGCCCGGTCACTTTGCCTAGTTCTACATCAGATCCACCAGAGCATCCCATGCAGCAGGTTAAGATAAGCAACAGGCAGGGTTTTAGTGACATCCTTAGAATGCAGGTCATGTTGTCTTCCCTCGTAAGTTCGCTGAAAGTCTTATACTTGTGTTGGGGCGTAATGGTGAAAAAAAGAAGTCCCGGTTTTACCCTCAGGTAAAACCGGGCGCTGGATCGTCTTTCATTACATCGTCAGTGAAACGCTTAGAATTCCCCAATCACATTTTTGTCGTTGATGCCTGCCAGATAGACGAGCAGATTTCCATCAATGTTTTCACTGATAAATCTGACACCGCCATCTCCCAGAAGGAAGTGACAACCACCTTCATGAGAACTGCTCAATGTCCAGGCGTAACGCAGACCATCGTTGTTGTTGATCCCGTTGATCAGATAAATTGTAGATGGGTCTGGTGTTGCAGAAGAACCCTGCCAGGTACGCACCAGGGCGGTATGCCAGGGCCAGTTGCCATAATTGCCTGCACTGGCATTCGTAGTGACTACAGAAGTCCCCATCCAGACCCCTCCTGATCCCCGGTCTTCCGTGGTGCGTTCGCCAACCATAATGACGTTACTGGGACCATCCGTAAAATCACGCAGGCGTCGGGCTGTATGATTGTTGAATGCGCCGTTATAGCATCGTCCTGTGCCGCTGGTGGGGTTGATGTCGCAGGGAGAGTAAATTCCCGGATAGTTGCTCTTGCCGTAGGAACCAATGTTGGTATTGATACCGTTATCCATCGGGTCAGAAGGGCAGTTGAGGGGGGGGATCGATGTCTTGACCAACGTGGGTTGCAGTAATGTTCCTGAGGAATCACGCCAGGCGGCATCGAAGTTGATCTTGTTGTACAAGGGGGTCTGGTCCATGAATGGGAGTAGCATTACGGTCCAGGCCAGATAGCTTTCCGTGGGGATGTCATCCGCCGCGGTACGACGACTTTCGACGTGCATCTGTGGGAAGATACGGTGTGTGTCGTGGTAGTTATGCAGCGCCAGTCCAATCTGCTTGAGATTGTTTTTACAGGTCGAGCGACGGGCAGCTTCACGGGCCTGTTGAACTGCAGGGAGCAGTAGTGCGATCAGGATCGCGATAACAACCAGCAATTCAATCAGGGTAAAACCTCGTTTCCTTTGTGTGAGCCGTTTCATCTTTACCTCCGGAGATTAAGTGGATTAAGAGAAATATAGGACTTCTCTTACTCTTATCCGGAGCTCATCCAGTCTCAGAGTGATGCGAAAATCAGCGCACACAACGCGACATACGAAAGAAAGGAAATCAACCTATGCGAACGCAATTTTCAGACAGGAATTAAGAGCGACTTGAGAGTTCAGACAAGAGTAAAGAATAATATATTACGCCACATTAACTGCCAGAATTGACAGGAAAAGTCTCACTGTATAAGGAGCGATTGCCCTGATGAATGGAATATAGGTCCGTTCATTAAAGAACAGATTAAAAATTTGTCAACAATTTTTTGAAAATTCAAAAACACTCATTCCATATCGAGACTGCTATCTTATGTGATTACATGCGTTTATAAATCGTCGATTTTTTTTGAGGTTTTCTCCTCAGCGGTAAGGATGTGCCGGATTGCATTTTATCTTGCATGTTTCTCATCGACATTCAAAGCAGACACGGAGTGCAATCCATTGAGAACACAAATGTCTCTACAGGATTGATCACGAGCGATCGGTCATTTGTCTGGAAAAC contains these protein-coding regions:
- a CDS encoding carboxypeptidase regulatory-like domain-containing protein, giving the protein MRYNRLLLCCLFLGLVGCGGGGSENTLEVYPVSGTVTVDGEAVQGISVTFFPEGTTKGNGGFGATDASGQFTLKDRDQRDGVAEGTYRVLLTRLVKPDGSPIGGEEMAADVGAVNQLPEVYNDPKGSPLTATVGQTNEPFKFEIKGK
- a CDS encoding carboxypeptidase regulatory-like domain-containing protein; the encoded protein is MTCILRMSLKPCLLLILTCCMGCSGGSDVELGKVTGLITMNGEPLADAIVVFKPAEGNPSTGRTDSNGNYDLTYLGNSPGAIVGKHSVRITTGQPLGEMEGVNADTDFASMDSADTIDISTPPAESEADVTMRRARPKPKKTGKEVIPARYNTKTELQADVTDGDNVIDFDLSID
- a CDS encoding DUF1559 domain-containing protein — encoded protein: MKRLTQRKRGFTLIELLVVIAILIALLLPAVQQAREAARRSTCKNNLKQIGLALHNYHDTHRIFPQMHVESRRTAADDIPTESYLAWTVMLLPFMDQTPLYNKINFDAAWRDSSGTLLQPTLVKTSIPPLNCPSDPMDNGINTNIGSYGKSNYPGIYSPCDINPTSGTGRCYNGAFNNHTARRLRDFTDGPSNVIMVGERTTEDRGSGGVWMGTSVVTTNASAGNYGNWPWHTALVRTWQGSSATPDPSTIYLINGINNNDGLRYAWTLSSSHEGGCHFLLGDGGVRFISENIDGNLLVYLAGINDKNVIGEF